A genomic stretch from Desulfotignum balticum DSM 7044 includes:
- a CDS encoding heterodisulfide reductase-related iron-sulfur binding cluster: MEMKTGFTSLVLEMFKKCAGRSGCEVCREHMEEDCLFFPEMYRLHDLAQETGTPLTEMDLASLVDLCTLCGLCPCQDIRMLVLKAKAARAEEKKPPLSARLLSDARQAGQWGTAFSAVLHPLNRLKPVTAMAKKILDIHPERSLPAFPEESFFVWAKKRGLTAPVKNPSRDSSKVAYFAGCSAGYLFPAVAKSAVDLLEQNKIQVFVPSQHCCSMPLIMEGNQQAAKKRILANLETLGACMQDGYDIVCSCPTCGYFFKKLLKETAYYSEAFQHRANAGNNKMQVPTGSRDKKFTTVPMGIYKNFLKDNGYFSGIDPLQRIDLSLNVQDLGEYLLARHKTGQISISLKEPGRPLAYFAPCHQREQNIGHPYVEMIQSLPGTDIIPVGGEMLCCGMGGHLGFKTGFHDHSLAIGGPLFDRLAAASNRTLITDCLSCRMQLQHVFSRQVFHPLELLIAV; encoded by the coding sequence ATGGAAATGAAGACCGGTTTCACCTCCCTGGTTTTGGAAATGTTCAAAAAATGCGCCGGCCGTTCCGGATGCGAGGTGTGCCGGGAACACATGGAAGAGGACTGCCTGTTTTTTCCTGAAATGTACCGCCTGCACGACCTGGCACAGGAGACCGGCACGCCGCTGACTGAGATGGACCTGGCATCCCTGGTGGACCTGTGCACCCTGTGCGGGCTGTGCCCGTGCCAGGATATCCGGATGCTGGTGCTGAAAGCCAAGGCTGCCCGGGCCGAAGAGAAAAAACCACCGCTGTCCGCAAGGCTTTTGTCTGATGCCCGGCAGGCCGGCCAATGGGGAACTGCATTCTCCGCTGTGTTACATCCCCTGAACCGGCTGAAACCTGTCACAGCAATGGCAAAAAAAATCCTGGATATCCATCCTGAAAGATCTTTGCCCGCCTTTCCAGAAGAAAGCTTTTTTGTGTGGGCAAAAAAAAGGGGATTGACCGCGCCTGTGAAAAACCCCAGCCGGGATTCCTCGAAAGTCGCCTATTTTGCCGGATGCAGTGCCGGGTATCTCTTTCCTGCGGTAGCCAAATCAGCGGTGGACCTGCTGGAACAAAACAAGATTCAGGTGTTTGTCCCTTCCCAGCACTGCTGCAGCATGCCCCTGATCATGGAAGGAAACCAGCAGGCAGCAAAAAAACGGATACTGGCCAATCTGGAAACCCTAGGTGCCTGTATGCAGGACGGATACGACATTGTCTGCTCCTGCCCCACCTGCGGATATTTTTTCAAAAAACTGCTGAAAGAAACCGCGTATTATTCAGAAGCGTTTCAACACCGGGCCAATGCCGGTAACAACAAGATGCAGGTACCGACAGGATCCAGGGACAAAAAATTCACCACCGTGCCCATGGGCATTTATAAAAATTTTTTAAAAGACAACGGATATTTTTCCGGCATCGATCCGCTGCAGCGCATTGATTTGTCCCTGAACGTCCAGGATCTGGGAGAATACCTGCTGGCCCGCCACAAAACCGGACAGATTTCCATATCTCTGAAGGAACCGGGCCGGCCCCTGGCCTATTTTGCCCCCTGCCACCAGCGGGAACAAAACATCGGACATCCCTATGTGGAGATGATCCAGTCCCTGCCCGGCACAGACATCATCCCTGTGGGCGGGGAGATGCTTTGCTGCGGCATGGGGGGTCATCTGGGGTTTAAAACCGGATTCCATGACCATTCCCTTGCCATCGGCGGCCCTTTGTTTGACCGGCTGGCCGCCGCATCCAACCGGACCCTTATCACCGACTGCCTGTCCTGCCGCATGCAGCTGCAGCATGTGTTTTCCCGGCAGGTGTTTCATCCGCTTGAACTGCTGATTGCCGTCTGA
- the dmeF gene encoding CDF family Co(II)/Ni(II) efflux transporter DmeF: MRTHNCSTRKLIPDSRKNETVTLIVVIITLITMIVEIIAGLISGSMALLSDGIHMGTHALALFITLAAYIFARKQMDNPSFCFGTGKVGVLGGYTNAILLLVAAAAMAFESIERLINPVHILFNQAIIVAVIGLVVNIVSAIILGHGGSDHSHDHDPLRSHDDHSEPICYHHSHEDHNLKAAYLHVITDALTSVLAIIALLAAKFFGLSWADPLVGILGAIVVTRWAIGLLKQTSSVLLDKSDTSETVARLRELIESDTTSIEDLHIWQISENEQSLILSLNSSDDKDPSFYHNLVKKAGHFDHITVEIHKHPPDS, translated from the coding sequence GTGAGAACACATAACTGCAGTACCCGCAAATTAATCCCCGATTCCCGGAAAAATGAGACCGTTACCCTGATTGTGGTGATCATCACCCTGATCACCATGATAGTGGAAATCATTGCCGGCCTTATCAGCGGCTCCATGGCCCTTCTGTCCGACGGTATTCACATGGGCACCCATGCCCTGGCTCTGTTTATCACCCTTGCCGCATATATATTTGCCAGAAAACAGATGGACAACCCATCCTTTTGTTTCGGTACCGGAAAGGTCGGTGTGCTGGGCGGCTACACCAATGCCATTCTCCTTTTGGTTGCAGCGGCTGCCATGGCGTTCGAATCCATTGAAAGGCTGATCAATCCGGTTCATATCCTGTTCAACCAGGCCATTATCGTGGCGGTTATCGGCCTGGTCGTCAATATTGTTTCCGCCATCATCCTGGGCCACGGGGGTTCGGATCACAGTCATGATCACGACCCTCTTCGATCACACGATGATCATTCAGAGCCCATCTGCTATCATCACAGTCATGAGGACCACAACCTCAAGGCCGCGTACCTCCATGTGATTACAGATGCCCTGACCAGTGTTCTGGCCATCATTGCCCTGCTGGCAGCCAAATTTTTCGGACTGTCCTGGGCAGATCCCCTAGTGGGGATACTGGGAGCCATTGTGGTGACAAGATGGGCTATCGGTCTTTTGAAACAGACCAGCAGCGTTCTCCTGGACAAATCCGATACATCAGAGACGGTCGCCCGGCTGCGGGAATTGATCGAATCCGACACCACATCCATTGAAGACCTTCATATCTGGCAGATTTCAGAAAACGAACAATCCTTGATATTGAGCCTGAATTCTTCAGATGATAAAGACCCGTCCTTTTACCACAATCTTGTGAAAAAGGCGGGCCATTTTGATCACATCACCGTTGAAATTCATAAACACCCCCCGGATTCCTGA